The following coding sequences lie in one Nocardioides sambongensis genomic window:
- the ribH gene encoding 6,7-dimethyl-8-ribityllumazine synthase encodes MAGHGAPDVEPVDCHDLRVAVVAASWHTEVMDGLLDGAHRALADHRVVDPLVVRVPGTFELPVAAAALADSHDVVVALGVVIRGGTPHFEYVCSAATDGLTRVSLDARVPVGFGVLTCDTEQQALDRAGLEGSAEDKGYEASAAALQTARTLRRLTRSA; translated from the coding sequence CCACGACCTACGGGTCGCGGTCGTCGCGGCCAGCTGGCACACCGAGGTGATGGACGGCCTGCTCGACGGAGCGCACCGCGCCCTGGCCGACCACCGGGTCGTGGACCCGCTGGTGGTCCGGGTCCCCGGCACCTTCGAGCTGCCCGTCGCGGCCGCGGCGCTGGCCGACTCCCACGACGTGGTGGTGGCACTCGGTGTGGTGATCCGCGGCGGCACTCCGCACTTCGAGTACGTCTGCAGCGCGGCGACCGACGGGCTGACCCGGGTCTCGCTCGACGCCCGGGTGCCGGTGGGCTTCGGCGTGCTGACCTGCGACACCGAGCAGCAGGCGCTGGATCGTGCCGGGCTCGAGGGGTCGGCGGAGGACAAGGGCTACGAGGCCTCCGCGGCGGCGCTGCAGACCGCCCGGACCCTGCGCCGGCTCACCCGCTCGGCCTGA